Proteins encoded by one window of Arachis ipaensis cultivar K30076 chromosome B04, Araip1.1, whole genome shotgun sequence:
- the LOC107638212 gene encoding bidirectional sugar transporter N3: MAISHSTLAFTFGMLGNVISFMVFLAPIPTFYRIYKKKSTEGFQSLPYLVALFSSMLWLYYAMVKRDALLLITINSFGCVVEIIYITLFLIYATKDARSLTIKLFSSMNVGAFGLILLVTHFAVHGPLRVQVLGWICVSISVSVFAAPLSIVAQVIRTKSVEFMPFNLSFTLTLSAVMWFGYGLFLKDICIALPNVLGFGLGLVQMVLYGIYRKGSNKTKEEKAPQEPLKSIVIATSLALVEEQQQAKAKINGEQEDGNHEEKIAAPATQPECV, from the exons ATGGCCATCAGTCACAGTACTTTGGCTTTTACCTTCGGCATGCTTG GTAATGTCATTTCATTCATGGTGTTCCTCGCTCCAAT CCCGACATTTTACCGGATATACAAGAAGAAGTCAACGGAGGGTTTTCAGTCACTGCCTTACCTAGTGGCATTGTTCAGTTCCATGCTCTGGCTGTACTACGCGATGGTCAAAAGAGACGCTCTCCTCCTCATAACCATTAACTCATTTGGATGTGTCGTAGAAATCATCTACATCACCTTGTTCCTCATCTATGCCACCAAGGATGCTagg AGCTTAACTATTAAGCTGTTTTCGTCGATGAACGTGGGCGCCTTTGGTTTGATCCTCTTAGTCACACACTTCGCTGTGCATGGTCCTCTTCGAGTCCAAGTCTTGGGATGGATTTGTGTTTCTATCTCAGTCAGTGTCTTTGCGGCACCACTAAGCATTGTG GCACAAGTTATTCGGACCAAGAGTGTGGAGTTTATGCCTTTCAATTTGTCATTTACACTCACATTGAGTGCTGTAATGTGGTTTGGTTATGGTCTCTTTCTCAAGGACATATGCATTGCT CTGCCAAATGTGCTGGGTTTTGGACTGGGGTTAGTCCAGATGGTGCTGTATGGTATTTACAGGAAAGGCAGCAACAAAACAAAGGAAGAGAAAGCACCGCAAGAGCCACTCAAGAGCATTGTGATAGCCACCTCTTTGGCTCTGGTGGAGGAGCAGCAGCAAGCAAAGGCGAAGATCAACGGAGAACAAGAAGATGGAAATCATGAGGAGAAAATCGCTGCACCTGCAACTCAACCTGAATGCGTGTGA